One part of the Thermococcus litoralis DSM 5473 genome encodes these proteins:
- a CDS encoding ATP-binding cassette domain-containing protein, producing MLLLRNVTYSINGRKILEEINMRFKEGMSYSILGPNGAGKSTIAYILMGVIKPTGGKVLLDERDITPLSITERAKLGITLLWQEPARYDGITVEEYLTLGGKLSVDKEEVREVLEVVGLPYELYHSRFVDKSLSGGERKRVELASILLLKPKYAILDEPDSGLDITAGELIDDILDHLRRIGTTVILITHHEDIARKTEFSYFVCGGKVIRKGFSDEVVEYYKRACGKCPLLEVVSDGH from the coding sequence ATGCTGCTCTTGAGAAACGTGACCTACTCAATAAACGGCAGGAAAATACTGGAAGAGATCAACATGAGGTTTAAGGAAGGCATGAGCTATTCTATCCTAGGCCCTAATGGGGCCGGGAAATCAACTATAGCCTATATTCTAATGGGGGTTATAAAGCCAACTGGAGGTAAAGTTCTGCTGGATGAGAGAGATATAACTCCCCTTAGCATAACGGAAAGGGCCAAGCTCGGTATTACCCTGCTCTGGCAGGAGCCGGCACGCTACGATGGAATTACGGTTGAGGAGTATCTCACACTGGGAGGAAAATTGAGTGTGGATAAAGAGGAAGTGCGGGAAGTTCTTGAGGTAGTTGGCTTACCGTATGAGCTCTATCATTCCAGGTTTGTTGATAAAAGCCTCAGCGGAGGGGAAAGAAAGAGAGTTGAACTTGCGTCTATCCTTCTCTTAAAGCCAAAATACGCGATCCTTGATGAACCCGACTCTGGACTGGATATAACGGCGGGAGAGTTAATAGATGATATTTTGGATCACCTGAGGAGGATTGGCACAACTGTGATCTTAATCACCCACCATGAGGACATTGCAAGGAAGACAGAGTTCAGCTACTTTGTGTGTGGTGGAAAAGTCATTAGAAAGGGCTTTTCGGATGAAGTCGTTGAATACTACAAGAGAGCCTGTGGTAAGTGCCCGCTTTTGGAAGTGGTGAGCGATGGTCATTAA
- a CDS encoding SufB/SufD family protein, which yields MVIKMDRVREYEALVEIYEKEGLDKSLFGDRIAAIIISGEKIVGLNNVEGVEIVGEEIEKGVKASIKIKDNVELPFPIHLCTGFLKNEGYQRVVFDITVGKASKVKFLSHCIFPYAKNFTHDAYAKIKIDEGAQVVYEDEHVHGEGVRMISKTEVEVGRKGRYTGKFSLTKHRARELKLEMEVKLDDYAVAELVSKVKAVKDDSVEVKEIAYLNGNHSRANLKTTVIAFDNARANVINEAYGLGDYAKGHVECHEIVKGNADVQTVPLLRVKNDKAELTHEASIGRINEAQLMQLMAKGLSEEEAAELIIKGLLRE from the coding sequence ATGGTCATTAAAATGGACAGAGTGAGGGAATACGAAGCATTGGTAGAGATTTATGAGAAAGAAGGCCTCGATAAATCTCTCTTCGGCGATAGGATAGCGGCGATAATAATAAGTGGAGAAAAAATAGTCGGATTAAACAACGTTGAGGGTGTTGAAATAGTTGGGGAGGAGATAGAAAAAGGGGTAAAAGCAAGCATAAAAATCAAAGATAATGTTGAACTCCCCTTCCCAATCCATCTGTGTACGGGATTTCTAAAAAATGAAGGTTATCAGAGGGTTGTTTTTGACATAACAGTGGGAAAAGCCTCAAAGGTTAAATTCCTCTCCCACTGCATCTTCCCATATGCAAAGAATTTTACCCACGATGCTTATGCAAAGATCAAAATTGATGAAGGTGCTCAGGTTGTTTATGAAGACGAACACGTGCACGGAGAAGGAGTGAGAATGATCAGCAAAACAGAGGTTGAAGTTGGGAGAAAAGGGAGGTATACTGGGAAGTTTTCTTTAACAAAGCATCGTGCCAGAGAGCTTAAGCTTGAAATGGAGGTTAAACTGGATGATTATGCTGTGGCGGAACTTGTTTCCAAGGTAAAGGCTGTTAAAGACGATTCTGTTGAGGTTAAGGAGATTGCGTATTTGAATGGAAATCACTCGCGGGCAAACCTGAAGACTACGGTGATAGCTTTTGACAACGCGAGGGCAAATGTAATAAATGAGGCCTACGGCCTCGGAGACTATGCAAAAGGCCACGTAGAGTGTCACGAGATAGTTAAAGGGAATGCAGACGTCCAAACGGTTCCACTCCTAAGGGTAAAGAACGACAAAGCTGAACTCACCCACGAGGCTTCGATAGGAAGGATAAACGAGGCTCAGCTCATGCAGCTAATGGCAAAAGGCCTGAGCGAAGAGGAAGCGGCGGAGCTTATAATCAAGGGGCTTCTTAGGGAATGA